In Geminocystis sp. NIES-3709, a single genomic region encodes these proteins:
- a CDS encoding ribonucleoside-diphosphate reductase subunit alpha, whose protein sequence is MLLDTQQSTNSSHSYIENHGSQNHSVGSVNKTIEVIKRNGKSAPLDVTKIRKVVDWACNGKDVNSIALESGLKTRLRHGITTREIQDNLINCALEMCDLDQADWRYVAGRLHIWSLWKDCLATRGYNYGNYGKTVTDFVEQGKYDRRILIYSPEELEIANSWINPDWDLDYDYAGAVLLTNRYLLAQELPQEAFLTCSLLLAMVETSENRLNYARQFYEAIASRRISLATPILANLRVPNGSLTSCFIVSIDDNLESIFQEITNTARISKNGGGVGVNVSRIRATGSSVMGKKNASGGVIPWIKLLNDTAIAVNQGGRRAGAVTVGLDIWHLDVPEFLEMQTENGDQRRKAYDVFPQLILPDEFMRRVQNKQDWTLVDPFEVKNVLDIDLPPLWGAEFEKAYSLIEENLDTKIKLYKKVNARDLFKHIMRAQVETGMPYLAFKDAINKANPNKHDGYIPGVNLCTESFSNVTPNKYAHCCNLVSLNLANLEKDEMESICTLAVRILDNTIEITLPPFGDAKAHNDRYRTIGVGAMGLADWLAKRELRYSSLSNISNLFEDIGYYCTWASMKLSRERGAYPAFEGSDWSKGLLIGSKSVEWFEQNAYDKSRWQQLSQDIQQFGIRNSHITAIAPNTSSSLVQGCTASVLPVYSRFFYDKWAKGTVPIAPPYIKEKTWFYQENKHLHQNEVVKAIAVIQQWIDTGISMELLFNLNQGVYFSDDGERALKAKDIYNTLVLAWEKGCKAVYYVRIVQRDSFKEECTACAN, encoded by the coding sequence ATGTTATTGGATACGCAACAAAGTACGAATTCTAGTCACTCTTACATTGAAAATCATGGTAGTCAAAATCATAGTGTTGGGAGTGTTAACAAAACCATAGAGGTTATTAAAAGAAATGGTAAGTCAGCTCCTCTCGATGTCACCAAAATCAGAAAAGTAGTCGATTGGGCTTGTAATGGAAAAGATGTCAATTCGATCGCACTAGAATCTGGTTTAAAAACTCGTTTGCGTCACGGTATCACCACGAGGGAAATTCAGGATAACTTAATTAATTGTGCCTTAGAAATGTGTGATCTTGATCAAGCTGACTGGCGTTATGTGGCTGGAAGGTTGCACATTTGGAGTTTATGGAAAGATTGTCTCGCTACGAGAGGTTACAACTATGGTAATTATGGCAAAACTGTAACAGATTTTGTCGAACAGGGGAAATACGATCGACGTATCTTAATTTATTCCCCCGAAGAATTAGAAATTGCCAATAGTTGGATTAATCCTGATTGGGATTTAGATTATGACTATGCTGGGGCAGTTTTATTGACTAATCGCTATCTTCTGGCTCAAGAATTACCTCAAGAAGCATTCCTCACCTGTAGTCTATTGTTGGCAATGGTAGAAACTTCTGAAAATCGGTTGAATTATGCTCGTCAATTTTATGAAGCGATCGCATCCCGTCGTATTTCCTTAGCAACCCCTATTTTAGCTAACTTAAGAGTGCCTAATGGTTCATTAACTAGCTGTTTTATCGTTAGTATAGATGATAATTTAGAAAGTATCTTTCAAGAAATTACAAACACTGCAAGAATTTCTAAAAATGGTGGAGGAGTAGGAGTAAATGTGTCCAGAATTAGGGCAACAGGAAGCTCTGTAATGGGGAAGAAAAATGCTTCAGGGGGAGTTATTCCTTGGATTAAATTACTCAATGATACGGCTATTGCTGTTAATCAAGGGGGTAGAAGGGCTGGTGCTGTAACTGTTGGTTTAGATATATGGCATTTAGATGTGCCTGAATTTTTGGAGATGCAAACAGAAAATGGTGATCAACGTCGTAAGGCTTATGATGTTTTCCCTCAGCTTATCTTACCAGATGAATTTATGCGTAGAGTTCAAAATAAGCAAGATTGGACTTTAGTTGATCCTTTTGAAGTTAAAAACGTTTTAGATATTGACTTACCGCCTCTATGGGGAGCGGAATTTGAAAAAGCCTATAGTCTCATTGAAGAAAACTTAGACACAAAAATCAAACTCTACAAAAAAGTAAACGCTAGAGATTTGTTTAAACACATTATGAGGGCTCAAGTAGAAACTGGAATGCCTTATCTTGCTTTCAAAGACGCTATTAACAAGGCGAATCCGAATAAACATGATGGTTATATTCCGGGGGTAAACTTATGTACGGAATCCTTCTCAAATGTTACCCCTAATAAATATGCCCACTGCTGTAATTTAGTATCCCTTAACCTTGCCAATTTAGAAAAAGATGAAATGGAGTCCATTTGCACTTTAGCAGTGAGAATTTTAGACAACACGATCGAAATTACTTTACCACCTTTTGGAGATGCTAAGGCTCATAACGATCGTTATCGTACCATTGGAGTTGGTGCTATGGGTTTAGCCGACTGGTTAGCCAAAAGGGAGTTGAGATATAGTAGTCTTTCGAACATTAGTAATTTATTCGAGGATATAGGTTATTATTGCACTTGGGCTTCCATGAAATTATCTAGGGAAAGAGGAGCTTATCCTGCCTTTGAGGGCAGTGATTGGAGTAAAGGCTTATTAATCGGTAGTAAATCTGTGGAATGGTTTGAACAAAATGCTTATGATAAGTCTCGTTGGCAACAATTATCTCAAGATATTCAACAATTTGGAATTCGTAACTCTCATATTACAGCTATCGCACCTAACACCTCATCATCCTTAGTGCAAGGTTGCACTGCCAGTGTTTTACCCGTCTATAGTCGCTTTTTCTATGATAAATGGGCAAAAGGTACTGTACCCATCGCACCCCCTTATATCAAAGAGAAAACCTGGTTTTATCAGGAAAATAAACACCTTCATCAAAATGAAGTAGTAAAAGCCATTGCCGTCATTCAACAATGGATTGATACAGGTATATCAATGGAGTTACTTTTTAATCTTAATCAAGGAGTCTATTTCAGTGATGACGGGGAAAGAGCATTAAAAGCTAAAGACATCTATAATACATTAGTTTTAGCATGGGAAAAGGGTTGTAAAGCAGTTTATTATGTACGCATTGTACAAAGAGATTCTTTTAAAGAAGAATGTACTGCTTGTGCAAATTAA
- the nuoH gene encoding NADH-quinone oxidoreductase subunit NuoH, whose translation MNSGIDLQGSFITSLTDFGLSQELAKTLWIPLPLGLMIIGATVGVLVSVWLERKISAAAQQRIGPEYAGPLGVLQPVADGIKLVFKEDIVPAKADSVLFTLGPAIVVIPVFLSYLIVPFGQNLVITDLNIGIFLWISLSSITPIGLLMAGYASNNKYSLLGGLRAAAQSISYEIPLALSVLAIAMMSNSLSTIDIVEQQSSYGILSWNIWRQPVGFLIFWIAALAECERLPFDLPEAEEELVAGYQTEYAGMKFGLFYVGSYVNLVLSALVFALLYLGGWEFPIPLSNLAGWIGVSENTAWLQVITASLGISMMVLKAYFLVFIAILLRWTVPRVRIDQLLDLGWKFLLPVSLVNLLITAALKLAFPIAFGG comes from the coding sequence ATGAACTCAGGTATTGATTTACAAGGAAGTTTTATCACTTCTCTTACGGATTTTGGACTTTCCCAAGAATTAGCAAAAACCCTTTGGATTCCTTTACCTTTAGGGCTTATGATCATTGGGGCAACGGTGGGAGTATTAGTTAGTGTTTGGTTAGAAAGAAAAATCTCGGCGGCGGCACAACAACGTATCGGCCCTGAATATGCAGGCCCTTTGGGAGTGTTGCAACCTGTTGCTGATGGTATTAAATTAGTTTTTAAAGAAGATATTGTTCCTGCTAAGGCAGATAGTGTATTGTTTACCTTAGGCCCGGCGATCGTAGTTATTCCAGTATTTTTGTCCTATCTTATCGTACCTTTTGGGCAAAATTTGGTAATCACAGACTTAAATATTGGTATTTTTCTCTGGATTTCCCTTTCTAGTATTACTCCCATTGGTTTATTGATGGCAGGTTATGCTTCTAATAATAAGTACTCCCTTTTGGGAGGATTAAGGGCGGCGGCACAATCTATCAGTTATGAAATTCCTTTAGCTTTATCAGTATTGGCGATCGCCATGATGTCTAATAGTTTAAGCACGATCGACATTGTAGAACAACAATCAAGCTACGGAATTTTAAGCTGGAATATTTGGAGACAACCTGTAGGCTTTTTAATCTTTTGGATAGCCGCTTTAGCAGAATGTGAGCGTTTACCCTTCGACTTACCTGAAGCAGAAGAAGAATTAGTGGCAGGTTATCAAACAGAATATGCAGGAATGAAATTCGGTTTATTCTATGTAGGTTCTTACGTTAACTTAGTATTATCTGCTCTTGTATTTGCGTTGTTATATCTAGGAGGCTGGGAATTCCCGATTCCTTTAAGTAATCTTGCTGGTTGGATAGGAGTCAGTGAAAATACGGCTTGGTTGCAAGTAATCACCGCTTCATTAGGTATTAGCATGATGGTATTGAAAGCCTATTTCTTAGTATTTATTGCTATTTTATTACGTTGGACAGTACCTCGTGTCAGAATAGATCAACTATTAGATTTGGGGTGGAAATTTTTACTTCCCGTTTCTTTAGTTAATTTACTGATTACTGCCGCTTTAAAATTGGCTTTTCCTATCGCTTTTGGTGGTTAA
- a CDS encoding Uma2 family endonuclease: MVTLIAEKEISLEEFLTFPEQKPAQEYIDHQIISKPMPQGKHSIIQGELVTAINFVVKPTKVALAFPELRCTFGGKSIVPDIVVLTYDHIPRDENGDIGNVVSIAPDWIIEILSPEQNQSVIIKKILRCLEAGCQLGWIIDPQEKTIFTYYPQKVTFFDRDEDILPMPDFITNLKLTIADIFSWLKF; the protein is encoded by the coding sequence ATGGTGACATTAATTGCTGAAAAAGAAATAAGTTTGGAAGAATTTTTAACTTTTCCTGAACAAAAACCGGCTCAAGAATATATTGATCATCAAATTATTTCAAAACCGATGCCTCAAGGAAAACATAGTATTATTCAAGGTGAGTTAGTAACGGCGATTAATTTTGTTGTTAAACCCACAAAAGTTGCGTTGGCTTTTCCTGAATTAAGATGTACTTTTGGTGGCAAGTCGATCGTGCCTGATATAGTAGTTTTAACCTATGATCATATTCCTAGAGATGAAAATGGAGATATTGGTAATGTAGTTTCCATTGCACCGGATTGGATCATTGAAATTCTCTCTCCTGAGCAAAATCAGAGTGTTATTATCAAAAAAATTCTTCGTTGTCTTGAAGCTGGTTGTCAATTGGGATGGATTATTGATCCTCAAGAAAAAACGATTTTCACTTATTATCCTCAAAAAGTGACATTTTTCGATCGAGATGAAGATATATTACCCATGCCCGATTTTATCACCAATTTAAAATTAACGATCGCAGATATTTTTTCGTGGTTAAAATTTTGA
- a CDS encoding photosystem I reaction center subunit II PsaD: protein MSETIQLTGQMPKFGGSTGGLLSAADREEKYAITWTSKTEQVFEMPTGGAAIMNEGENLFYFARKEQCLALGTQLRTKFKPKIEDYKIYRVYPTGEIQYLHPADGVFPEKVNEGRETYGKKDRNIGKNPEPVTLKFSGKMPYDV, encoded by the coding sequence ATGAGCGAAACAATTCAACTTACTGGACAGATGCCTAAATTTGGTGGTAGCACCGGCGGTTTACTTTCTGCAGCCGACAGAGAGGAAAAATATGCTATTACTTGGACAAGTAAAACTGAGCAAGTTTTTGAAATGCCTACTGGTGGCGCAGCTATTATGAATGAAGGTGAAAATTTATTCTATTTTGCTCGTAAAGAGCAATGTTTAGCTTTAGGCACTCAGTTACGCACCAAATTCAAACCCAAAATTGAAGATTATAAAATCTACCGTGTATATCCTACTGGTGAAATCCAATATCTTCATCCTGCTGATGGTGTATTTCCTGAGAAAGTTAACGAAGGCCGTGAAACTTACGGTAAAAAAGACAGAAACATTGGTAAAAATCCTGAACCTGTCACTCTCAAATTCTCTGGTAAAATGCCCTATGACGTTTAA
- a CDS encoding antibiotic biosynthesis monooxygenase, translating to MREFSDFLRHNYGYVAIATFKPGKFPEAQRLFEEAVKTYTKGFKGAYLLQKPNTDEGIAVILWEKLEDMEENQNETHEKILEKMKHLFASPPETNFYELSTEIKP from the coding sequence ATGCGAGAATTTAGTGATTTTCTACGTCACAATTATGGTTATGTGGCGATCGCCACTTTCAAACCCGGTAAATTTCCTGAAGCTCAAAGATTATTTGAAGAAGCTGTTAAAACATATACGAAAGGGTTTAAAGGGGCATATCTATTACAAAAACCAAACACTGATGAAGGAATAGCGGTGATATTGTGGGAGAAATTGGAAGACATGGAAGAAAATCAAAACGAAACCCATGAGAAAATTTTAGAAAAAATGAAACATTTGTTCGCTTCTCCTCCTGAAACCAATTTTTATGAATTATCCACAGAGATAAAACCTTAA
- a CDS encoding alpha/beta fold hydrolase produces MTIISPTQYYFWNKYKCAYTSYNTDKDDNLALVLIHPIGVGLSGNFWQRFLSAENDLNSNLPIYNPDLLGCGSSDLPRVAYDPKDWANQINYFINNVVKKPVILVVQGASFPISIYMSTGELKSDLIKGLILSGPPAWNIMINSGNLRISEIIWNLFFDSFIGSLFYQYARRRDFIKSFSIKQLFAEAKDVDNEWLDMLEKAAIEPQNRYAVYSFLAGFWRKDYSKLIKKLEQKILLLIGEKATSVSKEGFKETPDQRIELYQKNIPNVEAKKIKGRNVLPYESTQDFLTEVVNFYHNFPR; encoded by the coding sequence ATGACAATTATATCCCCAACTCAATACTATTTTTGGAATAAATATAAATGTGCTTATACTAGCTATAATACAGACAAAGATGATAATTTAGCTTTAGTATTAATCCATCCTATCGGTGTTGGTTTATCTGGAAATTTTTGGCAACGTTTTCTTTCTGCTGAAAATGATTTAAACAGTAATTTACCTATTTATAATCCCGATTTATTAGGCTGTGGTAGTTCAGATTTGCCACGTGTTGCTTATGATCCAAAAGATTGGGCAAATCAAATCAATTATTTCATTAATAATGTTGTTAAAAAACCTGTTATTTTAGTTGTTCAAGGTGCTTCTTTCCCTATCTCAATTTATATGAGTACTGGAGAGTTAAAATCTGATTTAATAAAAGGTTTAATCTTATCCGGTCCTCCCGCATGGAATATCATGATTAATAGTGGTAATCTTCGCATTAGTGAAATTATTTGGAATCTCTTTTTTGATTCTTTTATTGGTTCACTATTTTATCAATATGCTCGTCGTCGTGATTTTATTAAATCTTTTTCTATTAAACAGCTATTTGCTGAGGCTAAAGATGTTGATAATGAATGGTTAGATATGTTAGAAAAAGCAGCGATCGAGCCTCAAAATCGTTATGCTGTGTACTCATTTTTAGCAGGATTTTGGCGGAAAGATTATTCAAAATTGATAAAAAAATTAGAACAAAAAATATTACTTTTAATAGGAGAAAAAGCAACTAGCGTAAGTAAAGAAGGATTTAAAGAAACTCCAGATCAAAGAATAGAATTATATCAAAAAAATATACCTAACGTTGAAGCTAAAAAAATTAAAGGACGTAATGTTTTACCCTATGAATCAACCCAAGATTTTTTAACAGAAGTCGTTAATTTTTATCATAATTTTCCTAGATGA
- a CDS encoding ATP-binding protein has protein sequence MKVSQKIHFQVKTDLIYLQEVLEKFDSVKQDWVNQKDWLQCQLALAEGFTNAVRHAHKDKPSDTPIDIEIKVTEAEINIKIWDYGQPFQLTSLDKKKSSDLAGGGRGIEILQKIADELEYDHQSDDRNCLLIKKNLLP, from the coding sequence TTGAAAGTTTCTCAAAAAATTCATTTTCAAGTTAAAACTGATTTGATTTATTTACAAGAAGTATTAGAAAAATTTGATTCAGTAAAACAAGATTGGGTAAATCAAAAAGACTGGTTACAATGTCAACTTGCTTTAGCGGAAGGTTTTACAAATGCGGTGCGTCACGCACATAAAGATAAACCTTCAGATACTCCTATAGATATAGAAATAAAAGTGACCGAAGCGGAAATTAATATTAAAATTTGGGATTATGGACAACCCTTTCAATTAACTTCCCTCGATAAAAAAAAATCCTCTGATTTAGCTGGAGGAGGTAGGGGTATTGAGATTTTACAAAAAATTGCCGATGAGCTAGAGTATGATCATCAATCTGACGATCGAAATTGTTTATTAATTAAAAAAAATTTGCTACCCTGA
- a CDS encoding glycosyltransferase family 2 protein, giving the protein MPVFFSVIIPTYNRLPILQKCLLALESQEYDSNLIEKYEIIVVDDGSTDQTISWLTEEKASLPHVKLFTQNHKGAGSARNLGVEKAIGDWIIFIDSDLVVTSSFLQAHSQAIIKAQKNDGKTALGDRIFTYGAVINTCNFDNPTSEPYKITDFSAAYFATGNVAIAKKWLLEAGLFDTMFNQYGWEDLELGVRLKKLGLKLIKCPEAVGYHWHPPFDLQQIPQLIEKEIERGKMGVLFYQKHPSYEVKMMIQMTWIHRLLWGTLSLGGRLNEETMKPFLQWLINQGKPQLALEIARIFLNWYNVKGVYSAYQETK; this is encoded by the coding sequence TTGCCTGTGTTTTTTAGCGTTATTATTCCTACCTATAACCGTCTGCCGATTCTACAAAAATGTCTCCTTGCTTTGGAGAGTCAAGAATATGATAGTAATCTTATTGAAAAATATGAAATTATTGTAGTAGATGATGGATCAACCGATCAAACTATATCATGGTTAACCGAAGAAAAAGCCTCTTTACCTCACGTTAAACTTTTTACTCAAAATCACAAAGGGGCTGGTTCTGCTCGTAATCTAGGAGTGGAAAAAGCCATAGGAGATTGGATTATTTTTATTGATAGCGATCTGGTTGTAACATCATCTTTTTTACAAGCCCATAGTCAGGCTATTATTAAAGCCCAAAAAAACGATGGTAAAACGGCACTGGGTGATCGAATTTTCACCTATGGTGCGGTAATCAACACTTGTAACTTTGACAATCCTACCTCAGAACCTTATAAAATAACAGATTTTTCTGCCGCCTATTTTGCCACGGGAAATGTTGCCATTGCCAAAAAATGGTTACTAGAAGCGGGATTATTCGATACTATGTTTAATCAATATGGCTGGGAAGACTTAGAATTAGGAGTAAGATTGAAGAAGTTAGGATTAAAACTAATTAAATGTCCTGAAGCAGTAGGTTATCATTGGCATCCTCCCTTTGATTTACAGCAAATACCGCAACTGATAGAAAAAGAAATCGAAAGGGGAAAAATGGGAGTATTATTCTATCAAAAACATCCTAGCTATGAAGTGAAAATGATGATTCAAATGACATGGATACATCGACTGCTGTGGGGTACTCTTTCTTTGGGAGGCAGACTCAACGAAGAAACAATGAAACCCTTTTTACAATGGCTAATTAATCAGGGAAAACCACAACTTGCCTTAGAGATAGCACGAATCTTTCTTAATTGGTATAACGTTAAGGGAGTTTATAGTGCGTATCAAGAAACTAAGTAA
- the pheS gene encoding phenylalanine--tRNA ligase subunit alpha — translation MMTDIESQLHILGETAQKTIESIDSLQKLEELRVSYLGKKGELSLILKEMGKLSAEDRPRIGAIANDIKNHIQDTLFKQHQHLQQAEINRQILAETLDVTMPGVSYSIGKSHPLQSTIDRVIDIFVGLGYTIAEGPQIESDYYNFTALNTPEDHPARDMQDTFYFEDGSLLRTHTSSVQIRYMEKNDPPLRIIAPGRVYRRDTVDATHSAVFHQIEILAIDKGLTFSDLKGTIKEFLRQMFGDDLPTIFRASYFPFTEPSAEVDVQWQGKWLEVLGCGMVDPNVLKAVGYDPEVYSGFAAGLGVERFAMILHKIDDIRRLYNSDLRFLQQF, via the coding sequence ATGATGACTGATATAGAATCTCAATTACATATTTTAGGAGAAACAGCACAAAAAACGATCGAGTCCATCGATAGTTTACAAAAGTTAGAAGAATTAAGAGTTAGCTATTTAGGCAAAAAAGGGGAATTGTCTCTTATTTTAAAGGAAATGGGTAAATTATCCGCCGAAGATAGACCTCGTATTGGTGCTATTGCCAACGACATCAAAAATCATATCCAAGATACTCTATTTAAACAACATCAGCATTTACAACAAGCTGAAATTAACCGTCAAATTTTGGCAGAAACCCTTGACGTTACTATGCCTGGAGTTAGTTATTCTATCGGAAAATCACATCCACTACAAAGCACGATCGATCGAGTCATAGATATTTTTGTAGGATTAGGATATACGATCGCAGAAGGCCCACAAATTGAAAGTGATTATTATAATTTTACCGCCTTGAATACTCCTGAAGATCATCCTGCTAGAGATATGCAAGATACCTTTTACTTTGAAGATGGAAGTTTGTTGCGGACTCATACATCATCAGTACAAATTAGGTACATGGAAAAAAACGATCCACCCTTAAGGATTATAGCACCGGGGAGAGTATATAGAAGAGATACTGTTGACGCTACCCACTCTGCTGTTTTTCATCAAATAGAAATCCTCGCTATCGATAAGGGTTTAACCTTCTCCGACTTAAAAGGTACAATCAAAGAGTTTTTACGACAAATGTTTGGAGATGACTTACCCACAATCTTTCGTGCCAGTTATTTTCCTTTCACCGAACCATCGGCAGAAGTTGATGTACAATGGCAAGGAAAATGGTTAGAAGTGTTAGGTTGTGGCATGGTTGACCCTAATGTATTAAAAGCGGTAGGATATGATCCGGAGGTTTATAGTGGTTTTGCTGCGGGATTAGGAGTTGAACGTTTTGCGATGATTTTACACAAAATTGACGATATTCGCCGATTATACAACAGTGATTTACGTTTCCTTCAACAATTTTAA
- a CDS encoding response regulator transcription factor translates to MPLQILVTDDDPVIRRLIRDCLELHDYSVILARDGDEALHLAQQYHPHLLISDIKMPHKDGYHLVKELRQNPHFRLLPVVFLTNKYSTEDKISGYQAGCDAYLPKPFEPNELTAIVRHLLERSQIIQAELLYTEIDNHYPLEEVNYNDNSPEILNNKNLNFTDRENEVLKLLTKGLSNVKIAEKLYLSPKTIEKYVGNLLRKTNSNNRTELVSFAFKNKIV, encoded by the coding sequence ATGCCCTTGCAAATTCTTGTTACAGATGATGATCCTGTTATTAGACGACTAATTAGAGATTGTTTAGAATTACATGATTATTCCGTTATTTTAGCAAGGGATGGGGACGAAGCATTACATTTAGCTCAACAATATCATCCTCATTTGCTTATTTCTGACATAAAAATGCCTCACAAAGATGGTTATCATTTAGTGAAAGAATTACGGCAAAATCCTCATTTTCGTTTGTTACCAGTAGTTTTTTTGACAAATAAATATTCCACTGAAGACAAAATTAGTGGCTATCAAGCTGGTTGTGATGCCTATTTACCTAAACCTTTTGAACCTAATGAATTAACTGCCATTGTAAGGCATTTATTGGAACGATCGCAAATTATTCAAGCAGAATTATTATATACGGAAATAGATAATCATTATCCTTTAGAAGAAGTTAATTATAATGACAACTCTCCTGAAATACTGAATAACAAAAATCTAAATTTTACCGATAGAGAAAACGAAGTTTTGAAGTTGTTAACAAAAGGTTTGTCTAATGTGAAAATAGCTGAAAAATTATATTTAAGCCCCAAAACGATCGAAAAATACGTAGGTAATTTATTAAGAAAAACTAACTCTAATAATCGCACAGAATTAGTAAGTTTTGCCTTTAAAAATAAGATTGTTTAA
- a CDS encoding FAD-dependent oxidoreductase, whose protein sequence is MKNNYDLVIIGGTKHAFFSAEYATKWGARVGLIIDDDYYSNQHDESNNLWSIEYKNDLLILDNDINYHEFLREKKKVIEDQYLSQLELLGIDIIFSKCQFVQNKSLTLLTNRDSLKSFSYLLAMTSEQLFSKNKKLNKNDGYLTVNELLFQKKWDDLPEELTIFGDDITAIYLINKLYQRKKKISLVSPSQQILPSEDEDISYQLQLFLESKGIKIYLNSKSNAFGIDRRKENDNMKTLRVTTKNLWGEETLELTKLGIKNNEGKIEVNSKLQTRHQQIYACGDLLGGYYLDSLIKYEAKIAVNNGLFFPYQKIKYNEIPYTLNTNPSIHRLGYTEKQARFLLSERIKVLKVFCLLKTLTNWDQDVTFIKIILDKNNYILGFHSFGFGVEEVITAITFIKKKNLSLSYLFKISFSNNNSYKLIEEIDKCWKKENQRQHQIILDLAETFFIWKRS, encoded by the coding sequence ATGAAAAATAACTATGATTTGGTTATAATTGGCGGAACAAAACACGCTTTTTTTTCAGCTGAATATGCAACAAAATGGGGTGCAAGAGTAGGGTTAATCATTGATGATGATTACTATTCAAATCAACATGATGAAAGTAATAATTTATGGTCGATCGAGTATAAAAATGATCTTTTAATATTAGATAATGATATTAATTATCATGAGTTTTTGCGGGAAAAAAAGAAAGTTATTGAAGATCAATATTTATCTCAATTAGAATTATTAGGAATTGATATAATTTTTAGTAAATGTCAATTTGTTCAGAACAAAAGTTTAACTTTATTGACAAATAGAGATAGCTTAAAAAGTTTTAGTTATTTATTGGCTATGACATCAGAACAACTCTTTTCTAAAAATAAAAAACTTAATAAAAATGATGGGTATTTAACAGTAAATGAGTTACTTTTTCAAAAAAAATGGGATGACTTACCAGAAGAATTAACAATATTTGGAGATGATATTACTGCTATTTATTTGATTAATAAATTATATCAACGAAAGAAAAAAATATCCTTAGTTTCTCCTTCTCAACAGATTTTACCCTCCGAAGATGAAGATATATCTTATCAACTACAATTATTTTTAGAAAGCAAAGGAATCAAAATTTATCTTAATAGTAAGAGTAATGCTTTTGGAATCGATCGAAGGAAGGAAAATGACAACATGAAAACATTGCGAGTCACAACTAAAAATTTGTGGGGAGAGGAGACACTGGAATTGACAAAATTAGGTATAAAAAATAATGAAGGTAAAATAGAAGTTAACTCAAAATTGCAAACTAGACATCAGCAAATCTATGCTTGTGGAGATTTATTAGGAGGATATTATTTAGATTCTTTGATTAAATATGAAGCTAAAATTGCTGTTAATAATGGTTTATTTTTTCCTTATCAAAAAATTAAGTATAATGAGATTCCTTATACCTTAAACACAAATCCCTCTATTCATCGATTAGGATATACCGAAAAACAGGCTAGATTTTTGTTGTCTGAAAGAATCAAAGTATTAAAAGTATTCTGTCTTTTAAAAACTCTAACAAATTGGGATCAAGATGTCACTTTTATTAAGATTATATTAGATAAAAATAACTACATATTAGGATTTCATTCTTTCGGTTTTGGTGTCGAAGAAGTGATAACAGCTATAACTTTTATTAAAAAGAAAAATTTATCTTTGAGTTATTTATTTAAAATCAGTTTTAGTAATAATAATTCTTATAAATTAATCGAAGAAATTGATAAATGTTGGAAAAAAGAAAATCAGAGACAACATCAGATTATACTAGACTTAGCAGAAACATTTTTTATCTGGAAACGTTCTTAA